One Hordeum vulgare subsp. vulgare chromosome 4H, MorexV3_pseudomolecules_assembly, whole genome shotgun sequence DNA window includes the following coding sequences:
- the LOC123450744 gene encoding uncharacterized protein LOC123450744, producing the protein MATYPLVLLLLLLAVAASSSAEEAPTAYEMLERYGFPRGILPEGVEGYELGPDGGFEVYFPRECEFLLAKQWLVKYDACIAGAVTAGKLAALEGVHVKVLFLSLPVVEVDRAGDRLSFYVGPVSTSYPLRATAALARPCARAGRPRPRPRHGRPSASPSRPRHRRGQVPVGRPATASFRTSPDRRSRPCHRPVFRPDAAPALKKSRPKAASLGPRGAASKVAGESSAVAKPRKKLATRKKPAATPAEPPPVAHEVFEEMATPSSDALSAFASSPHCRSYQVVAAAVS; encoded by the exons ATGGCCACCTaccccctcgtcctcctcctcctcctcctcgccgtagcCGCGTCGTCGTCCGCGGAGGAGGCGCCAACGGCGTACGAGATGCTGGAGCGATATGGCTTCCCGCGGGgcatcctgccggagggggtgGAGGGGTACGAGCTCGGCCCGGACGGCGGCTTCGAGGTGTACTTCCCGCGGGAGTGCGAGTTCCTGCTGGCGAAGCAGTGGCTGGTCAAGTACGACGCCTGCATCGCCGGCGCCGTCACCGCCGGCAAGCTTGCGGCGTTGGAGGGCGTCCACGTCAAGGTACTCTTCCTCTCGCTCCCCGTCGTCGAGGTCGACCGCGCCGGCGACCGCCTCAGCTTCTACGTCGGCCCCGTCTCCACGTCCTACCCGctaagagcaa CGGCGGCCCTCGCCCGCCCCTGCGCCCGCGCCGGCCGCCCTCGGCCCCGTCCCCGCCACGGCCGCCCCAGCGCCagccccagccgcccccgccaCCGTCGGGGCCAAGTGCCGGTGGGCAGGCCTGCCACCGCCTCCTTCCGCACCAGCCCCGACCGCCGCTCCCGCCCCTGCCACCGCCCCGTCTTCCGCCCCGACGCCGCTCCGGCCCTCAAGAAGAGCCGGCCGAAGGCGGCCTCCCTTGGGCCGCGAGGGGCTGCCTCCAAGGTCGccggcgagtcctccgccgtGGCCAAGCCGCGGAAGAAGCTCGCGACGCGGAAGAAGCCCGCTGCCACGCCCGCCGAACCTCCTCCCGTTGCGCACGAggtgttcgaggaaatggcaaccccatcctc agatgctctaagcgcCTTCGCCAGCAGCCCGCACTGTCGCAGCTACCAGGTCGTCGCCGCGGCCGTCTCGTGA
- the LOC123446967 gene encoding flavin-containing monooxygenase FMO GS-OX-like 8: protein MDTACGGEPPQPKAVCVIGAGMAGLAAARELRREGHDVTVLEQSGDVGGQWLYDPRTDGADPLGAAAPVKVHSGVYASLRLISPRQSTGFSDFPFCPKTGRDNRRFPGHREVHLYLKDFCAAFGLMDAVRLNTRVLRAAMTPAGRWAVRSMDLGLGERDGDADGKALDTYVDEVFDAVVVATGHYSQPRLPGIKGMKTWRGRQMHSHSYRVPEPFRGEVVVVIGCGESGKDIAMEIRSVAKEVYLVAGSMEAVTPGLSKVLAKHSANLHLRLDVERLCEDGRVEFKDGGGSSVAADTVIYCTGYIYSFPFLETGGAVAVDDNRVGPLFEHVFPPSLAPSLSFVGVPRKIFAPRFFEMQARWVAQVLSGRRVLPAEEEMLLSVEEFYRAREAAGVPRKYTHEIGGRDRMYMDDFGEKCCDFPRLEGWKQELLTSSVRDMIEDLETFRDEHQDSDSIREAMQEWQLSCLHTKPPTTTSCCWLAATQAETVVPAKLLSINKQNDD from the exons ATGGATACGGCCTGCGGCGGCGAGCCACCGCAGCCGAAGGCGGTGTGCGTCATCGGGGCCGGCATGGCCGGGCTGGCCGCGGCGCGCGAGCTGCGCCGGGAGGGCCACGACGTGACGGTGCTGGAGCAGAGCGGCGACGTCGGCGGGCAGTGGCTGTACGACCCCAGGACCGACGGCGCCGACCCGCTCGGCGCGGCGGCGCCGGTGAAGGTGCACAGTGGCGTATACGCCTCGCTCCGGCTCATCAGCCCCAGGCAGAGCACGGGCTTCAGTGACTTCCCCTTCTGCCCCAAAACCGGCCGCGACAACCGCCGTTTCCCCGGCCACCGCGAGGTGCACCTCTACCTCAAGGACTTCTGCGCCGCGTTCGGGCTCATGGATGCCGTCAGGCTTAACACGAGGGTCCTGCGCGCCGCCATGACGCCGGCGGGTCGGTGGGCGGTGAGATCCATGGACCTCGGCCTCGGGGAGCGCGATGGTGATGCCGACGGGAAAGCGTTGGACACGTACGTCGACGAGGTGTTcgacgccgtcgtcgtcgccaccgGCCACTACTCGCAGCCAAGATTGCCGGGCATCAAAG GCATGAAGacatggagggggaggcagatgcACAGCCACTCGTACAGGGTGCCGGAGCCGTTCCGcggcgaggtggtggtggtgatcgggTGCGGGGAGAGCGGCAAAGACATCGCCATGGAGATCCGCAGCGTGGCCAAGGAGGTGTACCTCGTCGCTGGGTCCATGGAGGCGGTCACCCCAGGCTTGTCCAAGGTGCTGGCCAAGCACAGTGCCAACCTCCATCTCCGACTTGAT GTGGAGCGTCTGTGCGAGGACGGGCGGGTGGAGTTCAAGGACGGCGGCGGCTCCAGCGTGGCCGCCGACACCGTCATCTACTGCACGGGGTACATCTACTCGTTCCCGTTCCTGGAGACGGGCGGGGCGGTCGCCGTGGACGACAACCGCGTGGGCCCGCTGTTCGAGCACGTGTTCCCGCCGTCGCTGGCGCCGTCGCTCTCCTTCGTCGGCGTGCCGAGGAAGATCTTCGCGCCCCGGTTCTTCGAGATGCAGGCCCGATGGGTGGCGCAGGTGCTGTCCGGCAGGCGGGTGCTGCCGGCGGAGGAGGAGATGCTCCTGTCCGTGGAGGAGTTCTACCGCGCCAGGGAGGCCGCCGGCGTGCCCCGCAAGTACACCCACGAGATCGGCGGGCGGGACCGCATG TACATGGACGATTTCGGGGAGAAGTGCTGCGACTTCCCCCGTCTCGAGGGGTGGAAGCAGGAGCTGCTGACCTCGTCCGTGCGCGACATGATCGAGGACTTGGAGACCTTCCGCGACGAACACCAGGACAGCGACTCCATTCGCGAGGCTATGCAGGAGTGGCAGCTCTCTTGTCTGCACACCAAGCCTCCTACAACTACCAGTTGTTGCTGGCTTGCTGCTACACAGGCGGAGACGGTCGTCCCTGCCAAGCTGCTCTCCATCAACAAGCAGAATGATGATTAA